A stretch of DNA from Deltaproteobacteria bacterium:
GAGCACGGCATCGCGCACCTCTTGCGCCTGCGCGCCGAGCGACGGGCGCTCGGGCAGGCGACCTTCGCGCTCATGGAGCACAACGTGCGTCTGCGGGACGAGATCCACCGCCTGCGCACCGACGACCTCTACCTGGAGGGCCTCGCCCGCCGCCAGCTCGGCCTGGTGCGACCGAACGAGTTCGTCTACCGCTTCCGCCGCGACTGATCCGGGGCCCGGCGCCATCGGCCTTCTCCCGCTGGCCCTTCTCCCGCCGGTCCTTCTCCCGCCGGTCCTTCTCCCGCCGGTCCTTCTCCCGCCGGTCCTTCTCCCGCCGGTCCTTCTCCCCTCAGCCCTCTTCCTCGCCCGTCGCGAACTCCTCGTACTCGTCCGCGTCCATCAGGTCCTCGAGCTCCGCCTCGTCCTGGATCTTGATCTCGACCAGCCAGCCCTCGTGGTAGGGGTCCTCGTTGACGATCGCGGGGTGGTCCTCGAGTTCGGTATTGATGGCGGTCACCGTCCCGGTCAGCGGCGAGAGCAGCTCCGATACCGTGCGTACGGACTCGAGCTCGCCGAACGGCTCGCCCTTCTCCACCTCGTCACCCACGTCGGGGAGCTCGACGGCGATGATCTCGCCGAGCTCGGCCTGGCCGTATTCGGAGATGCCGAGCTGCGCGCGGTTGCCCTCGACGCGCAGCCAGAGGTGATCCTCGGTGAACTTGAGAACGTCGGCCATGGTGACTCCCTCACGGACGGGAAAACGCAGGCTCGACTCGAGGCGGTTGCGGCCCTTATAGAGCGCGACGTCACCCTGTCAAGTGGAAATCTGGCGTGGGCGTCCCCCCGCGCCACCGCGCGGGGCGCCGCGCCGGCGCCCCGCTCCGCTCGCGCGGACCGCATCCCCCCCTGGGGAGGCCTACCCCACCGCCACCCGTCCGCCGCCTCCCAACAACGAGTTCGTTCTCCCGACCTCAGGAGCAGCCGCTGGTCGCTCCGCAGTTGAAGCATTTGTAGCAGGTGCCGTTGCGCACCATGAGCGCACCGCAGTCGGGGCAGCTCGGCGCGTCCGCCTGCGGGCTGAAGGTGATCGCGTGCCGGCCGGCCGTGTCGAGCACCGTCCCGCTCGTGAAGCCGATCGGGTGCGGTCCCGCCTGGGCGCGCGCCTGGGGCGAGGGACCCGCCACGGCGGTGACCGGGCCGGGCGCGGGGGGCGCCTCGCGCTCCACCAGGCCCACCGCGGCGCGTTGCTCCCCGGAGAGGAAGCGCGCGCCCAGGAAGCGGAAGATGTAGTCGATCAGGGACTTCGCCATCGGGATGTCGGGGTTCTTGGTGAAACCCGACGGCTCGAAGCGCACGTGGCTGAACTTCGAGACCAGCACCTCGAGCGGCACCCCGTACTGGAGCGCCATGGAGGTGAGCACGCCGATCGTGTCCATCAGGCCGGAGATCGTGCTCCCCTCCTTCGCCATCTTGATGAAGATCTCTCCCGGCCCCCCGTCCTCGAAGAAGCCGACGTGGAGGTAGCCCTCGTGCCCGGCGACGTCGAACTTGTGGCAGAGCGCCTGGCGGTCGTTCGGAAGCCGCCGCCGGACCGGCTCCGGCTTCCCCACCGCCGGGACGGCCGCGGCTTCCGCCCTCACCGGCTTCGCCGTGTTGAGCGGCTGCGTCTTCTTGCAGCCGTCGCGGTAGATCGCCACCGCCTTGAGCCGGAGCTTCCAGGCCTGGACGTATGCCTCCTCGATGTCCTCGACGGTGGCGTTCTCGGGCACGTTGATCGTCTTCGAGATGGCGCCCGAGATGAACGGCTGCACCGCCCCCATCATGCGGAGGTGCCCGAGGGGATGGATCGAGCGCGCGCCCCGTGCGGGCCTGAAGGCGCAGTCGAAGACCGGCAGGTGCTCGGGCTTGAGCGAGGGCGCGCCCTCGATGGTCTCCTGCTCGTCGACGTACTCGACGATCTCCTGGATCTCGCGCGCGTCGTAGCCCACGCGCCGGAGCGCCCGGGGCACCGTGTTGTTGATGATCTTCAGGACCCCGCCGCCGACCAGCTTCTTGTACTTGACGAGCGCGATGTCGGGCTCGACGCCCGTGGTGTCGCAGTCCATCATGAAGGCGATCGTGCCGGTGGGTGCCAGCACGGTCACCTGCGAGTTCCGCACCCCGTGGGCGCGCGCAGCCTCGCGTGCGCCGTCCCACGCCTCCCGCGCCGCGGCGAGGAGGTCGAGCGGCACGAGCGCCGGGTCGAGCTTGTAGGCGTGGGCGCGGTGCTTCTCGATCACCCCGAGCTGCGGCTCGCGGTTCCTGGCGTAGCCCGTGTAGGGCCCGAGCACGGCGGCGAGGGCGGCCGAGTGCCGGTACGCCTCGCCGCACATGAGCGCGGTTACGGCCGCGGCGTACTCGCGCCCCGCGTCCGAGTCGTAGGGCAGGCCGAGCGACATCAAGAGCGCGCCCAGGTTCGCGTAGCCGAGGCCGAGCTCGCGGTAGGCGTGCGCGGTGCCCGCGATCTCGGGCGTGGGGTAGCTCGAGCGGTCGATCACGATGTCCTGCGCGGCGATGATGATGTCGACCGCGTGCCGGAAGGCGGCGACGTCGAAACTCCCGTCCGGCTCGACGAACTGCATCAGGTTCAGGCTGGCGAGGTTGCAGGCGCTGTCGTCGAGGTGCATGTATTCACTGCACGGATTGGACGCGTTGATGCGCCCCGTGTTCGGGCAGGTGTGCCAGTCGTTGATGGTGGTATCGAACTGCATGCCCGGGTCGCCGCACTGCCAGGTGGCCTCGGCGATCAGGCCGAGGAGGTCACGCGCCGGGCGCGTCTCGGCGACCGCCCCGTTGGTGACGTAGCGCGTGCTCCATGGCCGGCCCTCGAGCGCCGCGTGCATGAAGTCGTCGGTCACGCGCACCGAGTTGTTGGCGTTCTGGAAGAAGATCGAGCCGTAGGCGGACCCGTCGAGCGAGGCGTCGTAGCCGGCGGCGATGAGCGCCCACGCCTTGCGCTCCTCCTCCGCCTTGCAGCGGATGAAGTCGACGATGTCGGGGTGGTCGGCGTTGAGCACGACCATCTTGGCCGCGCGCCGGGTCTTGCCGCCCGACTTGATCACCCCGGCCGAGGCGTCGGCCGCGCGCATGAAGGACACCGGCCCCGAGGCCGTGCCCCCCCCGCCCAGCCGCTCCTTCGCGGAGCGCAGCCGCGAGAGGTTCACGCCCGAGCCGGAGCCCCCTTTGAAAATGATCCCCTCCTTGCGATACCAGTCCAGGATCGAGTCCATGGTGTCGTCGACGGAGAGGATGAAGCAGGCCGAGCACTGCGGCTTCGGCTCGACGCCCATGTTGAACCACACCGGGCTGTTGAAGGAGGCCTTCTGGTGGAGGAGGAGATGGGTCAGCTCGTCGGCGAACGCCGCCCGATCGCCCGGCGTGGCGAAGTAGCCCTGCGCCTCGCCCCACTCGCCGATCGTGCCGACCACGCGGCCGACGAGCTGCCGCACGCTGCGCTCGCGCTGCGGCGTGCCGAGCGGGCCGCGGAAGTACTTCGACACCACGACGTTGGTGGCGAGCTGCGACCACGGCTTCGGCACCTCGACGTCGCGTTGCTCGAAGACGGTCTCGCCGCCCTCGCCGGAGATGACCGCCGAGCGGATCTCCCACTCGACCGTCTCGTAGGGGTCGGTCCCCGCCGGGACGAAGCGCCGCGCGACGGCGAGGCCGCGCCGCGCCGCGCCGTCCGCAGGGGGCGCCTGAGCTCCCCCCTCCCGTACCACCGGCTCCGTCGCCATGCTCAACCCCCCCCTGGTACTGCCCCGTATATTGCGGTGCGGGTGCTCATATACCACCACATCTTGTGCTGTCAAGGATTTTTTTCAAGTGCCCGCGCGGCGGCCGCCTGCTGATCGCCCGGTCCGCCTCGGCGACGTGCTGCGCGCGGCGCTCGAGCGTCTTCCCGACGCCGAGCGGCTCGCCGATCACGCCCTGTGGGCGCACTGGGACGCGGTCGTCGGGCCCACCATCGCACTCCACGCGCGCCCCGAACGCATGCGGCGCGGCGTGCTCTTCGTGGCGGTCGACAGCCCGGAGTGGATGCAGGAGCTCCAGTTCCTCAAGCACGAGCTACGCGAGCGGCTGAACCTGCGGCTCGGACGCCCCGCCGTGCGCGCGCTCTTCCTCGTGCTCGCGGGCGGGGCCTAGACGCACCCGCTCCGTCGCGGCGACCGCCTGCGCGACCAGGGCGAGAGCATCGAAGCGCGCCTCGAGCGCGAGCACCTCGCCCGGCGCGGCGCGCGTGGCCGGATGGCGCGGCGTGAAGAGGGTGCAGCAGTCCTGGTCGGGGATGATCGAGGTCTCGAAGGTCCCGATGCGCGCCGCCTCGGCGACGATCTCGCTCTTGTCCATGCCGAGCAGCGGGCGGAGCACGGGCAGCCGCGCCGCCTCGCCGATCACGGCCAGGTTGGCGAGCGTCTGCGAGGCCACCTGCCCCAGGCTGTCGCCGGTCACCAGCGCCTCGGCACCCGCCGCGCGCGCCAGCGCCTCCGCGATGCGGAGCATCATGCGCCGGTAGAGCACGACGCGGAGCGGGCGCGCCACGGCGGCCACGATCCGGCGCTGCACCTCGCCGAAGGGCACCAGGAAGAGGTCCGCCTCGAGCCCCCAGCCGGCGAGCAGCCGCGCGAGCTCGTGCGCCTTCTCCTGGCTGGTGCGGTCGAGGAACGGCACGCTGTGGAAGTGGACCAGGTCGACGCGGCACCCGCGCCGCATCATGCGCCAGGCCGCCACCGGCGAGTCGATGCCGCCCGAGAGGAGCGCCAGCACCCGTCCGCTCGTCCCGACCGGCAGCCCGCCCGCGCCCGGCACCTTCTCGACCGCGAAGAAGGCGCGTCCGGGCAGGATGTCGACCGCGACCGTGAGCGCGGCGGCGTCCAGGTCGACCGCCGCCCCGGTGGCTGCCTGGATCATGCGCCCGAGCACGGCGTTCACCTCGGGCGAGGTCAGCGCGAAGCGCTTGTCGCTGCGCTTGGTGCGGACCCGGAAGCTCGACACCGCCACGCCCCGCAGCCGCGCGACGATCGCCTCGCCGAGGCGCGCGACCTGGGCCGGCGCGTCGCCCGCGCGGGTGTCGATCGCGAGCTCGTGCGCGAGCGCGAAGTTGACGATCCCGAACACGCGTGCGAGGCGGTCGCGCACCGCGGGCCAGGCCGCCCGGTCGGCGAGCGGCAGGAGAAGCCGCGCCGAGGCGCGGCGCACGGGCCCGACCGGGAGCCCCGCGGTGGCGCGCTCCACGTTCTCCACCAGGCGGCGCACGAAGAAGGGCCGGTTGCGCCCCTTGAGCGCGATCTCGTGATAGCGGAGGACGATCGTGACGGTCGTGTGGGCGGCCGCGCCCATGGAGCTGTCATACCACAGATGCTAGGAGTGCGCTGTGACCGAGGCGCTCGTGACCGCCCTCGCCGCCGCGCTCGCTGGACGGGACCGCATCGTCCTCGCGCCCCCCGGAAAGACGGTCGCCGCCGTGCTCGTGCCGCTCCTGGGCGTCGAAGGCGAGCCGAGCCTGCTCTTCACGCGGCGCTCGACCCTCCTGCCGCACCATCAGGGCCAGATCGCGTTCCCCGGCGGCCGCCATCAGCCGGACGAGGACGCGGATCTGGCGGCGACCGCGCTGCGCGAGGCGCAGGAGGAGATCGGCCTCGATCCCGCCCACGTGCGTCTGCTCGGCCCGCTCGACGACCTCGAGACGGAGGCGACCCGCTTCGTCATCACCCCCTTCGTGGGCGTCGTGCCCCACCCCTACGACTTCCGGCCCTGCCCGGACGAGGTGGACGCCATCTTCACCGTCCCCGTGCGCCGCCTGCGCGCGCCCGACGCGCTCCGCCGGGAGTTGTGGGACTTCGGCGGCCGCAAGGTGCCGATCGACACGTATCCGGTGGACGGGCACGTCATCTGGGGCGCGACCCAGCGAATCACGCAGAACCTGCTCGCCGTGCTGGGCGACGTCGCATAGGCTCCCCGGATGCGCCGCTTCGCCGTCGTCCTCGTGCTCGCCGCGCTGGTCGCGCTCCTGGTGACGCGCGCGGAGCCCCTGGCGCCGTCGGTCACGCTCGAGACGCCGGTCGACTTCGTCGGCCGGGCCACGCCGCTCAGGATCGTGGCGCGCGACCGCGGCTCCGGCCTGGCCCACGTCGAGGTCCGCCTCGTGCCGGAGGGCGGACAGCCGGTCGTCGTCGCGAGCGAGGACTATCCGCGCCGCTCCTGGCTGGGGAGCGGCGTGCACGAGACGGTGCTCGCGCCGACGCTCGATGCCGGGGCGGCGCACGCGCGCGAGGGCCGCGCCCAGCTCGAGATCTGGGCCAGCGACCACTCCTGGCTGGCGGCCTTCCGTCGCGAGCCCCGCTTGAGGCGCGCGGTCACCGTCGACGTGACGCCGCCGCTCCTCGAAGTGATGCCGGGCGAGCACGTGGCACGCGTGGGCGGCTCCGAGTGCGCCGTCTACCGCGTCGGCCCCGACGCGGTCCGCAGCGGCGTGCAGGTGGGCGACGAGTTCTTCCCGGGCGTGGCCGGCTACTTCGCCGACTCGGGGCTCCGTGTGGCCGTCTTCGCGCTGCCGCAGCACGAGCCCGACGCGCGCCCCGCGGTGCTGGCCGCCGACGCGGCGGGGAACGCGCGCACGGTCAACATGGGCGTCAGGGTGACCCCGCGCCGCTTCGCCGAGAAGACGATGCCGGTCAGCGACGACTTCCTCTCGCGCAAGGTCCCCGAGCTGCTCGCCGCCAACAACCTCGATCAGTCGGGCGACCTGGTGGAGGGGTATCTCCGCATCAACCGCGAGCTGCGCGCCGCGACCGAGGTCCGCGTGCGCCAGGCGTGCCGGGACAGCGCTCCGACGCCGCTCTGGCAGGACGCATTCCTCCGCCTTCCCAACTCCGCCCCGCTCTCCGGCTTCGCCGACCGCCGCAGCTACGTGCACGACGGTAAGACGATCGACCAGCAGACCCACCTGGGCTTCGACCTGGCCTCGCTGCGGGGCAGCCCGGTGCCGGCGGCGAACGCGGGCCGCGTCGTCTTCGCCGGCCCGCTCGGCATCTACGGCAACGCGGTCATCATCGACCACGGCCTCGGCGTCTTCTCGCTCTACGGGCACCTGAGCGAGATCGGGGTCACGGCGGGCGCCCAGGTCGGGCGCGGCGACACGATCGGCAAGACGGGGGACACGGGGCTCGCCGCCGGCGACCACCTGCACTTCAGCATGATGATCCACGGTGTGCACGTGGACCCGGTCGAGTGGTGGGACGCGCACTGGATGCAGGACCACGTCGAGATGCGCCTCGCCGAGTATCCGCGCGCGGCGAGCGGCGGCCCGTGAGCGCGCGCGGCGAGCAGGCGGCCGCCGCCACGCTCGCGCGCCTCGGCCTCGACCTCGAGGCGGTGCGCGCCGGCCGGGTGGGGGTCGACGCGCTCGCTCCGCTGCTCGCCGGCAGCGACGGCGCGGCGCTCGCGGCCGCCCTCGGCGAGCTTCCGAGCCCGGAGGTGGCGGCCCTGCTGGTGGCGCTCGAGCCGCACGCGGGCGAGCGCGCCGTGCGCAAGGAGATCCGCCGCTCCCTCTACCGCGTGGGGCAGCGCGGTGTGCCCGTCCCCGCGCCGCCCGCCCCCGCCGCTGCCCCGCGCACCCCCCCGGCGCCCGAGGCGGAGGGCCTCCTCTCGCTCTTCGACGGCGGCGGCGACCGCCTCATCTGGATCATCCGCCCGCTCCCGACCGGCGCCCTCCTGATCGCAGCGCAGGTGAACGAGCCCGAGGGCCTGCGCGAGGTGAGCGCCGGCGAGGCGAGCCGGAAGCAGATCCGCGCCGCCCGGCAGCAGCTCGAGGCCGAGTCCGGCCTGCGTCTCGTCGCGGCCGACTGGCGCACGCTCGACGCGCTCCTGGTCGAGGCGCACGTGCGCGCGGGCGGCGGGACGGCGCGCGAGCGCGACTACCTGCGTCTCCGCCCGCGGCTCACGCACGAGCCGCCGCGGCCGCCCGCCGAGCCGGTCTCGGCGCAGGTCACGGCGCCGAGCGCCGAGGAGAGCGCCGCGCTGGCCGCCGGCTCGGCCGCGCTCCTGGAGGAGCCCGAGCTCGCGCCCTGGGTCCCCGCGCCCGAGGCCGCCGCGCCCTTCGTCGAGGAGATCGCCCGGCTGCGCGAGAGCCCGCTCGTGCTCTCCCGCCTGGCCCAGGAGGAGCGGGTGCGCGAGGTCCTCCGCCGCGCCGCCGCGACCCTCTTCCCGCCCGCCGTCCTCGCGCGGCGGCTCGAGGGCACCGCCTACCTGCTCGCCGAGACGGGCCGCGCGCTCGCCGCCCGCCGCGCCCTCGCCGTGGCGCAGCTCCTGGGCGCGCGCCCCGCCGCCGCGCTGGACGTCCCGCTCGTCGCGCTGCTGGCCGAGCGCGCCGTGGGCAGCCTCCTCGCCCAGGCGACGGCCCGCACCGAGGAGGAGCGCCGCGGGGCGCTCGTGGTCACGCCCGGCCAGTTCCTCAGAGATCGAGCGTCATCCCGTCGCGCGCGCACTCCAGGGTGAGCTCGCCCAGGTGCGCGAGCGGCTCGCTGCCCAGGTGCGAGAGGACGAGCCGCCGGCAGCCCAGGTCGCGCGCGCGGGCGGCGATCTCCGGGTAGGAGATGTGGATGTCGAGGCGCGTCTCGTAGGTCGAGCACTCGCACAGGAAGAGGTCCGCGCCGCGCGACTGCGCCACGAACTCCTCGGTCCACGCCGAGTCGCCCGAGTAGACGATGGTGCGCCCGTCGACCTCGATGCGGTAGCCGAAGGCGAGCAGCTCCTTCACGTGCCGCACGACGAAGGGCAGTACGCGCACCCCGTCCACCGTATGGGCCGTGCCCGCCCCGAGCTCCTCGTAGCGCACGGCGAACGGGAGCGGCTCCGAGGCGATGCGCTCGTAGAGGGCGGCGAACAGGCCGCGCACGCGCCGCTCCGTCCCCGGCGGCCCGTACACGGCGAGCGGACGCGAGCGCGGCTCCTCGTAGCGGTACTCCATGAACAGGAAGGGCACGCCCCCGAAGTGATCGCCGTGCAGGTGCGAGAGGAGGACGAAGTCCACGGCGCCCGGGTCGCGGCCGCTGCGCTTGAGCGACTGCAGGACGGTCGGCCCGCAGTCGAGGAGGAAGGTGCGGCCCGGCGCCTCCACCAGATAGGCGCTGTGCAGTCTGCCGCCCGACCCGAAGGCGTCACCGGACCCGAGTACGGTCACGCGAACCACTTGCCCGACCTTGTCCTGCCAACGCACAGGCGTGGACCGCCGCCGTCAGGCGCGCGTCGAGTGCGGACTCGGACCCGAGGACGGCAGGCGCCACGGCTGCGTGGCATGCCCCTTGCTCTTCCTTTTGAATAGATAATCGAGCGAGCCCGCAATGGCCAGAGGCGCATGTACGCCGCACCAGCAGGGACCGCGCTGCACGCAGTCGGGTATGGATGGCACGTCATGGAGGTGACGGGCACGGCGATGCTCCTCGGCTGGATCGCGGAGCGGGTGCTCGACACGGGGATCCGCATCCCGGGCATCGGCGCGGCCGCGGGCGTATGCGGCTACTACTTCGGGGCCTGGCTCTGGGACCTGACCGGGTGGAGCGACGGCCCGCTGATCGCCGGCTTTCCGATCGTGCCCACCTTCGCGGGCGCGCTCGCCGTGTGCGGGTTCCTGAAGCTGGTCGGCCTCGCCGCCGACCACCCGCGCTGGTAGCGACCGCGCTACCCACCCGGCTTGCCCGCCTGGTGCTCCGCGCGGTCGAGCTCGCGCTGGAGCTCGCCGAAGCGGCGCTCGAGCTCGCCGAACGACGCCTCCATGCGGCTCGCGCGGCTGATGACGTCGTCGAGCTGGCGGCCGAGCTGGTCGCGCTGCTGCTCGACCTCACGCAGACGGCGCTCGAGGTCCTGCATCGGCTCGGTGCGGCGGATCATGAAGTCGCCGGCGCCGGAATGGATCAGGTAGAGGACGCTCCCGGTGCCCAGCATGAAGCCCAGGAGCAGCGCGAAGAGGAAGCGGATCACTGCCATCGTCACTCCCGCTCCGCCGCCCGGCGCAGCTCGCGCACCACGACCTGGAGCGCGGCGAGACTCGTGCGCGGCGCGGCGCGGAGATCTCGGATCAGGTCCTGCACCTTGCCGAGCGACCGCGGCGCGGCCGCGCCGTCCCCGCCCTCGAGCGCGAGCCGGGCGAGCCCGCGGCGCGCGCGCAGCACGTCCTCGACCAGGCCCTCGACGGCCCGCTCCTGCCAGCGGTCGTCCTCCGCCGCCTCGGCGAGGCGCGTCCACAGCCAGGCGAAGTCGAGCTGCTGGCCGAGCCCATAGTAGCGAGTGGCCGCCGCCTCGGGATCGACGCCGGCCGCGCGCGCGACCGTGATCACGTCGAGCGCGCCGACGAGCCAGTCGGCGGTGGCGAGGTCGTGCGCGAGCGCCACCGGCAGGCCGGCGATCTCGAGCTCCGAGCGCAGCCTCGCAAAGGCCTCCGCCTCCGCCCCGGCGATCCACTCGGGCAGCCGCCCGCGCACGCGCGCGGTCGCGTCGCCCAGCTCGGCCGCCAGCTCGGCCGCCGGGCGCGCGGGGTCGGTGTTGGCGAGGATCCACTTGGTCACGCGCTCCGAGGTGCGCTCGAGGACGAGCCGGCACGTGGTCTCGACCTCCAGCGCGAAGCCGCCGTCCTCGATGGCCCGGGCGAGCGCGGCGCCCCCCGCCACCGCCCAGGCGATCGTCCAGGCGCGCGCCGCTTCCGCGACCGACCTCCCGGTGTCGCGGGTCACGCGCTGCACGAAGGTGGCCCCCATCTCGTCGACCAGCGTGTTGGCGAGCGCGGTGGCCACGATCTCGCGCCGGAGCGGGTGGGCTCGCACCGCGTCGGGGAAGCGCTCGGCCACGGCGCCGGGGAAGTAGCCGACGAGATGGGGCTCGACGAGCGGGTCGTCGGGGAGCGGCGAGGCGAGGAGCGCGTGCTGGAGGTGGATCTTCGCGTACGCCATCAGCACCGCGAGCTCCGGGCGCGTGAGCCCGGGGTAGACGGCGCGGCGGGCGCGGAGCGTGTCCGCGTCGGGCAGCGCCTCGAGGGCCCGGTCGAGCCCCGCTGCGCGCCCGAGCTCGGCCATCAGCTCGCGGAAGTCGGCGAGGCGGCGGCGGCTCCGCACCTGGTCGAGGGAGAGGAGCCGGCTCTGGGCGCGGTTGTGGGCGAGGACGCGCGCCACGACCTCGTCGGTCACCTCGGCGAGGAGCGCGTTGCGCGCCTCCGGCGTGAGCCGCCCGTCCTCGACCGCCGCCCGGAGGCAGATCTTGAGGTTCACCTCGTGGTCGGACATGTCGACGCCCGCGGAGTTGTCGACGGCGTCGGTGTCGATCCGCCCGCCGGCGAGCGCGTACTCGATCCGCGCCCGCTGCGTGAACCCCAGGTTACCGCCCTCGGCGACCACCTTGGCGCGCAGCGCGCTCGCCTTCACGCGCACCGGGTCGTTGACGGCGTCGTGCACCTGGGCGTCCGTCTCGTCGGTCGCGGCGACGTACGTGCCGATGCCGCCATTCCAGAGGAGGTCCACGTCGAGCGCGAGCACCGCCTGCACCAGGCGCTCGCCGGTCACGGCCGGGTCGCCGAGCCCGAGCATCGCCTGCGCCTCGGGCGAGAGGCTGACGCGCTTCGCCGCGCGCGGCAGGACGGCGCCGCCGGGCGAGAGCACGGCCGGGTCGTAGGCGTCCCAGCCCTTGCCCGCGCGGAAGAGCCGCTCGCGCTCGGCGAAGCTGAGCGCCGGATCGGGCGACGGGTCGAGGAAGACGTGCACGTGGTTGAAGGCCGCGCGGAGCCGGAGGTGCGGCGAGCGGAGGAGCCCGTTGCCGAACACGTCGCCCCCCATGTCGCCGATGCCGGCGACGGTGAGCGGCGCCGTGTCGGCGTCCACGGCGAGCTCGCGGAAGTGTGTCCGCACGCACTCCCAGACGCCGCGCGCCGTGATGCCGAGCGCCTTGTGGTCGTAGCCGTGCGCGCCCCCCGAGGCGAAGGCGTCGCCCAGCCAGAAGCCGTACTCGGCCGCGACCGCGTTGGCGACGTCGGAGAGGGCCGCCGTGCCCTTGTCGGCCGCCACCACCAGGTACGGATCCTCCTCGTCGTGGATGACGAGCCCGCGCGGATGGACGACGCGGCCCGCGACCAGGTTGTCGGTGAGGTCGAGGAGCCCGCGCACGAGCGTCGTGTACGCCTCGACCACGGGCGTCTTTCCCTTGACGACGAAGCCGCCCTTCGCCCCGGTCGGGACGATGAGCGCGTTCTTGACGGTCTGCGTCTTCATGAGGCCCAGGATCTCGGTGCGGAAGTCCTCGGGGCGGTCGCTCAGGCGGATGCCGCCGCGGGCGACCAGGCCCGCGCGGAGATGGATGCCCTCCATGGTCGGGGCGTGGACGTAGATCTCGTAGCACGGGCGCGGCGGCGGGAGGTGGACCAGGTCGGCGGCGCGGATCTTGATCGCGATGTGGTCGCACTCCGGCCCGGGGGCGTAGAAGTTGGTGCGCACCGTCGCGTCGACGATGTCCCCGAGCGCGCGCAGGAGAAGGTCCTCGCGCAGCGCCTGCACGCCGTCGAGGCTCTCGACGAAGCGCTGGCGGAGCGCCGCCGGGTCCTCGGCGGCGGCGTCGGGCTGGAAGCGGGCCGCGAAGCGCGCGAAGAGAAGGCGCGCCGGCTCGGGGTGGTCGGCGAGCGCCGCGATGGCCGCCGCGCGCGTGGCGAGCCCGACCTGCACGGCGTACCCGCAGTAGCTCCTGAGGCAGGCGACGGCGCGCCAGTCGAGGCCGGCCTCGATCACCAGCCGATTCAGCGCGTCGCTCTCGGCCCGCCCGGCGCCGAGCGCGAGCAGCGCGCCCGTGAGCCGCGGCCCCACCACCTCCGGGTCGAGCCGGCGCCCGGCGCGATCCTGCACGAAGAAGGTCTGCACGCTCTGCCGCGGCGCCCCCGCCGGCGTGACGCTCTCCTGGTCCTCCGCGAGCACGCGCAGCCCCAGGTTCTCC
This window harbors:
- a CDS encoding NAD-glutamate dehydrogenase: MPAARGLGRRGGRGAARGAPRPRLPRRRAARDRDRGGALVAIEAGGAPLAERLRGLLARRARGEEAAELATFARLLFARGGGYAEELAPEEAAALVASAFRFFSAPGPELRVRAVTPEYASDGWDASVSVIETVMPDRAFIVDTIRSRLERAGVPVLALLHPIFATRRDPSGRLELLTDPEGGTPRESFTHVAIPRSTDRAALACLEADIRDALEDVRLVTDDFAAMVTRAQAVAAELDALGRSGSAQLAAEATAVADFLRWLVDGAFVFLGYREYGLTTLGAATMLQLRAGSGLGLLRREERSAFREARRLDELPAWVRARLSPGRLLTVAKTIAEAPVHRRAHMDDIGVKQLDREGHVLGERRFVGLFTSKAHAEEAAEVPMLRRLLRQILAAERVVPGSHDHKAIVAVFNALPKPELFASTPADIRGEIVTILAAAQTDDLLLMLGPRGDGQRLVVLVVLPREGFSGEARDRIRELLAARLGGTPLDDHLVLLEGGRAVLHFAFAPGAVPPPTEDELREAVAAIVRGWEDRLRAALVERHGEEEGERLARRYAHAFSGAYRAAVAVERAADDVVLLDAAARDGVHIVIANQAETTTALRFYLVREPLVLSEFMPVLENLGLRVLAEDQESVTPAGAPRQSVQTFFVQDRAGRRLDPEVVGPRLTGALLALGAGRAESDALNRLVIEAGLDWRAVACLRSYCGYAVQVGLATRAAAIAALADHPEPARLLFARFAARFQPDAAAEDPAALRQRFVESLDGVQALREDLLLRALGDIVDATVRTNFYAPGPECDHIAIKIRAADLVHLPPPRPCYEIYVHAPTMEGIHLRAGLVARGGIRLSDRPEDFRTEILGLMKTQTVKNALIVPTGAKGGFVVKGKTPVVEAYTTLVRGLLDLTDNLVAGRVVHPRGLVIHDEEDPYLVVAADKGTAALSDVANAVAAEYGFWLGDAFASGGAHGYDHKALGITARGVWECVRTHFRELAVDADTAPLTVAGIGDMGGDVFGNGLLRSPHLRLRAAFNHVHVFLDPSPDPALSFAERERLFRAGKGWDAYDPAVLSPGGAVLPRAAKRVSLSPEAQAMLGLGDPAVTGERLVQAVLALDVDLLWNGGIGTYVAATDETDAQVHDAVNDPVRVKASALRAKVVAEGGNLGFTQRARIEYALAGGRIDTDAVDNSAGVDMSDHEVNLKICLRAAVEDGRLTPEARNALLAEVTDEVVARVLAHNRAQSRLLSLDQVRSRRRLADFRELMAELGRAAGLDRALEALPDADTLRARRAVYPGLTRPELAVLMAYAKIHLQHALLASPLPDDPLVEPHLVGYFPGAVAERFPDAVRAHPLRREIVATALANTLVDEMGATFVQRVTRDTGRSVAEAARAWTIAWAVAGGAALARAIEDGGFALEVETTCRLVLERTSERVTKWILANTDPARPAAELAAELGDATARVRGRLPEWIAGAEAEAFARLRSELEIAGLPVALAHDLATADWLVGALDVITVARAAGVDPEAAATRYYGLGQQLDFAWLWTRLAEAAEDDRWQERAVEGLVEDVLRARRGLARLALEGGDGAAAPRSLGKVQDLIRDLRAAPRTSLAALQVVVRELRRAAERE